A portion of the Ricinus communis isolate WT05 ecotype wild-type chromosome 10, ASM1957865v1, whole genome shotgun sequence genome contains these proteins:
- the LOC107261126 gene encoding uncharacterized protein LOC107261126, which produces MDLTKAGEERLLHLNELEEMRSETYENTKLYKERTKKQHDKSLLRKSFVPGMKVLLFNSRFKLFPGKLRSRWNGPFEVITVFNHGAVELRNIKTQEQFKVNGHCLKPYYEGKTYGHEVECMEAPPI; this is translated from the coding sequence ATGGACTTAACTAAAGCAGGTGAAGAGCGTTTGTTGCATCTAAATGAGTTAGAAGAAATGCGTAGTGAGACATATGAGAATACCAAGCTATACAAAGAAAGAACCAAGAAGCAGCATGATAAGAGTTTACTTCGTAAATCTTTTGTCCCTGGAAtgaaagtattattatttaactcacGCTTTAAACTTTTTCCAGGAAAGCTTAGATCCAGATGGAACGGACCCTTTGAAGTAATAACGGTTTTCAATCATGGTGCGGTGGAATTACGTAACATTAAGACCCAAGAAcaattcaaagttaatggcCATTGCTTAAAGCCATACTATGAAGGGAAGACCTATGGACATGAAGTGGAGTGCATGGAAGCACCtccaatttaa